From Pseudochaenichthys georgianus unplaced genomic scaffold, fPseGeo1.2 scaffold_790_arrow_ctg1, whole genome shotgun sequence, the proteins below share one genomic window:
- the LOC117444302 gene encoding mitochondrial import inner membrane translocase subunit TIM50-like, producing the protein MVKCALLSRRASGGAAAEENSEVLPGLQAVSVMIIEPTSPKLLPDPLKEPYYQPPYTLVLELTDVLLHPEWSLATGWRFKKRPGIDYLFQQLAPLYEIVIFTAETGMTAYPLIDSIDPQGFVMYRLFRDATHYMDGHHVK; encoded by the exons ATGGTGAAGTGCGCTCTCCTCTCCCGCAGAGCCTCCGGTGGTGCAGCAGCTGAAGAGAACAGTGAGGTTCTTCCAGGACTACAGGCAG tgtctgTCATGATCATCGAGCCCACGAGCCCGAAGCTTCTCCCCGACCCTCTGAAGGAGCCGTACTACCAGCCTCCGTACACTTTAGTGCTGGAGCTGACCGACGTGCTGCTGCACCCCGAGTGGTCG TTGGCGACAGGCTGGCGGTTTAAGAAGCGTCCGGGCATCGATTACCTGTTCCAGCAACTAGCTCCACTCTACGAGATCGTTATCTTCACTGCAGAGACCGGCatg ACGGCGTATCCTCTGATCGACAGCATCGACCCTCAAGGTTTCGTCATGTATCGTCTCTTCAGAGATGCTACACACTACATGGATGGACACCACGTTAAG